CAAGTCATCGAGACGCCTGAGGTGATCAGATGAGCTCGGTGACGGTACCGCCGGCGGCGGTGATCTTCTCCTTGGCGGAGCCGGAGACGGCGTCGACCGTCACCTGCAGCGCCACGGAGATCTCGCCCTGGCCCAGGACCTTGACGAGGCTGTTCTTGCGAACGGCGCCCTTGGCGACGAGACCCTCGACGGTGACCTCGCCACCCTCCGGGTACAGCGCGGCCAGCTTGTCGAGGTTCACGACCTGGAACTCGGTCTTGAACGGGTTCTTGAAGCCCTTCAGCTTCGGAAGACGCATGTGGAGGGGCATCTGGCCACCCTCGAAGCGCTCCGGAACCTGGTAACGGGCCTTCGTGCCCTTGGTACCACGACCGGCCGTCTTACCCTTCGACGCCTCACCACGACCCACACGGGTCTTTGCGGTCTTGGCGCCCGGGGCGGGACGGAGGTTGTGGATCTTGAGCGGGTTGTTCTCCGCCATGATCAGTCGACCTCCTCGACCGTCACGAGGTGGCGGACGGTGTGCACCATGCCGCGGAACTCGGGGCGGTCCTCCTTGACGACCACGTCGTTCAGGCGCTTGAGCCCGAGCGAACGCAGGGTGTCACGGTGGTTCTGCTTGCTGCCGATGTACGACTTCGTCTGCGTGATCTTGAGCTGAGCCATTACGCAGCACCAGCCCCGGCACGCGCACGAAGCAGAGCCGCGGGAGCGACGTCCTCGAGGGGCAGACCACGGCGAGCCGCGATCTCCTCGGGACGCTGCAGGCCCTT
The window above is part of the Streptomyces sp. NBC_00425 genome. Proteins encoded here:
- the rplO gene encoding 50S ribosomal protein L15 translates to MAENNPLKIHNLRPAPGAKTAKTRVGRGEASKGKTAGRGTKGTKARYQVPERFEGGQMPLHMRLPKLKGFKNPFKTEFQVVNLDKLAALYPEGGEVTVEGLVAKGAVRKNSLVKVLGQGEISVALQVTVDAVSGSAKEKITAAGGTVTELI
- the rpmD gene encoding 50S ribosomal protein L30, which gives rise to MAQLKITQTKSYIGSKQNHRDTLRSLGLKRLNDVVVKEDRPEFRGMVHTVRHLVTVEEVD